One part of the Triplophysa rosa linkage group LG5, Trosa_1v2, whole genome shotgun sequence genome encodes these proteins:
- the si:ch73-344o19.1 gene encoding uncharacterized protein si:ch73-344o19.1, with amino-acid sequence MKTERGFIIWTAMLLYGLSVIKGQTSDAPPDVSSITPLNEVIPTDHVTLKRVILESQSLAYQNSSLSPSPKPEITPTASPSSRANSETAVHANISTSQTPELEDVTTLMMEAASAPASSASGSSLSHMESTFSESLVTTAPATTINSSEGRQMFSLTSSVVQKTQTAVPVTTSYPASQFALTGSSKVTGPAPLEDEPSELDVGDEDSGKVPHRPASPLDPLLAALVSIFIICTALVSAILFLRFRQRSEHPEFHRLQDLPMDDLLEDTPLSRYSY; translated from the exons ATGAAGACGGAACGGGGTTTTATAATATGGACAGCGATGCTTCTTTATGGATTATCTGTTATAAAAG GTCAAACATCAGACGCTCCCCCAGATGTGAGCTCCATCACCCCTCTGAATGAGGTCATTCCTACTGATCATGTGACTTTAAAACGTGTTATTTTGGAATCACAATCTTTAGCCTATCAAAACAGCTCCCTGTCTCCTTCTCCAAAACCTGAGATCACACCTACGGCTTCTCCTTCATCACGAGCTAACAGTGAGACTGCAGTGCACGCTAACATCTCTACTTCACAGACACCTGAGCTGGAAGATGTCACCACCCTCATGATGGAGGCAGCCTCAGCACCAG CTTCTTCTGCAAGCGGCTCATCACTCTCTCACATGGAGAGCACTTTTTCAGAATCATTAGTCACCACAGCTCCTGCAACAACCATCAATTCAAGTGAAGGACGTCAGATGTTCTCTCTAACCAGCAGTGTGGTGCAGAAGACACAAACAGCTGTACCAGTCACAACCTCTTACCCAGCATCTCAGTTTGCTCTGACTGGGAGTTCAAAGGTCACTGGCCCTGCTCCACTGGAAGATGAACCTTCTGAATTGGATGTAGGGGATGAAG ATTCAGGCAAAGTTCCACATCGCCCAGCCTCCCCGCTGGACCCCCTCCTCGCCGCTCTGGTCTccattttcattatttgcaCCGCTTTGGTGTCAGCAATCCTTTTCCTCAGGTTCCGCCAACGGAGTGAGCATCCAGAGTTTCATCGGCTTCAAGACCTTCCTATG GATGATCTCCTTGAAGACACGCCATTGTCAAGATACAGCTATTAG